The following is a genomic window from Candidatus Ozemobacteraceae bacterium.
ACGTCGAAAAGGCGCCCGGCGCGACGGTGAACTCGTACGTTCGCTTCCGTTATGCGAAGACCGGCCGCTGGAGCCGCTTCGAAGCCTTCGAGGCCGAAGCGCATTTTGCCGATGTGAACCCGGTTTCCGCATGGCAGATGGTGTTCGTGGTCTACGATCCCTCCATGGGAACGACCCGCGTGAACCGCTATATCGCCCAGGGCCGCCGGATGGGCGAGGAGATGATGGAAGCCATGATGGCCAAGACCGTGCCGCTGCCCGCCGCCAACGCGTGCCCCAAGCCGCCCATCGTTTCCCGCGCGGCCTGGAAGGCACGTCCGCCGAAGGGGGAATACCGTGTCCAGGAGCCGCAGAAGATCGTTCTTCACCACAGTTGGTCGCCGACTCAGGCCCAGTATCAGGGCGCGGCGACGATCCGCGGCATCCAGAACTATCACATGGATGACCCCAATACCGGCTGGGCCGATATTGGCTACCATTTCCTGATTGGGCCTGACGGCGTCATCTACCAGGGACGGCCCGAAAACGCCCTCGGAGCCCACTGCCCGCCCAACACCAACATGGTCGGCATCTGCATGATCGGCAACTATGACCCGGGAGCCGACCCCGTGAACGCGAAAATGGAAGCCTCTCTCGTGAGCCTGCTGTCATGGCTCTCGTCGACCTAC
Proteins encoded in this region:
- a CDS encoding peptidoglycan recognition family protein, whose product is MKYWSRIWFCVLVVLLALAVPAARADEDPPSYRISVTPAFEVSGKNYGSFETPVYELDEPLDTLMVAADVEKAPGATVNSYVRFRYAKTGRWSRFEAFEAEAHFADVNPVSAWQMVFVVYDPSMGTTRVNRYIAQGRRMGEEMMEAMMAKTVPLPAANACPKPPIVSRAAWKARPPKGEYRVQEPQKIVLHHSWSPTQAQYQGAATIRGIQNYHMDDPNTGWADIGYHFLIGPDGVIYQGRPENALGAHCPPNTNMVGICMIGNYDPGADPVNAKMEASLVSLLSWLSSTYKIDPRTQYYGHRNFSSKTCPGDGVYDRMSYYREEVLKNTGLK